A section of the Oryza sativa Japonica Group chromosome 1, ASM3414082v1 genome encodes:
- the LOC4324605 gene encoding cytochrome P450 CYP72A616 isoform X1, translating to MVLGGGWLSMWAPASSPTILAAFGLVGLVLAWQAGLQLHRLWWRPRRLEKALRARGLRGSRYRFLTGDLAEEGRRRKEAWARPLPLRCHDIAPRVEPFLHGAVGVGAAHGKPRITWFGPTPEVHVADPELARVVLSNKFGHFEKVSFPELSKLIPQGLSAHEGEKWAKHRRILNPVFQLEKLKLMLPVFSACCEELISRWMGSIGSDGSYEVDCWPEFKSLTGDVISRTAFGSSYLEGRRIFELQGELFERVIKSIQKMFIPGYMYLPTENNRKMHQMNKEIESILRGMIGKRMQAMKEGESTKDDLLGILLESNTRHMEVNGQSNQGLTIKDIMEECKLFYFAGADTTSVLLTWTMLLLSMHPEWQDRAREEILGLFGKNKPDYDGLSRLKIVTMILYEVLRLYPPFIELTRKTYKEMEIGGITYPAGVIINLPVMFIHHDPEIWGSDVHEFKPERFSEGISKASKDPGAFLPFGWGPRICIGQNFALLEAKMALCLILQRLEFELATSYTHVPHTIISLHPMHGAQIKVKSYMTISDYSVFY from the exons ATGGTTCTTGGAGGGGGGTGGTTGTCGATGTGGGCTCCGGCCTCATCGCCAACAATCCTCGCGGCGTTCGGTCTCGTCGGCCTCGTCCTCGCGTGGCAGGCCGGcctccagctccaccgcctgtggtggcggccgcggcggctggAGAAGGCGCTGCGGGCGCGGGGCCTCCGCGGCTCGCGCTACCGCTTCCTCACCGGCGACCTCGCGGAGGAGGGCCGGCGGAGGAAGGAGGCCTGGGcgaggccgctgccgctgcggtGCCACGACATCGCGCCGCGCGTCGAGCCGTTCCTCCacggcgccgtcggcgtcggggcGGCGCACGGCAAGCCGCGCATCACCTGGTTCGGCCCGACGCCGGAGGTGCACGTCGCCGATCCCGAGCTGGCCAGGGTCGTCCTGTCCAACAAGTTCGGCCACTTCGAGAAGGTCAGTTTCCCGGAGCTATCGAAGCTGATCCCCCAAGGCCTGTCCGCCCACGAGGGCGAGAAGTGGGCCAAGCACAGGAGGATCCTCAACCCGGTTTTCCAGCTCGAGAAGCTCAAG CTCATGCTGCCGGTGTTTTCAGCATGCTGCGAGGAGCTGATCAGCAGGTGGATGGGGTCCATTGGTTCGGATGGCTCGTACGAGGTGGATTGCTGGCCGGAGTTCAAGAGCCTCACTGGAGATGTCATCTCGCGCACCGCGTTCGGAAGCAGCTATCTTGAAGGAAGAAGGATCTTCGAGCTGCAGGGCGAGCTATTTGAGCGTGTCATCAAATCCATCCAGAAGATGTTCATCCCGGGTTACAT GTATTTGCCTACTGAGAACAACCGGAAGATGCATCAAATGAATAAAGAGATCGAATCGATTCTGAGGGGTATGATTGGGAAAAGAATGCAAGCTATGAAAGAAGGTGAAAGCACAAAAGATGATTTACTTGGTATATTGCTTGAGTCAAACACGAGACACATGGAAGTGAATGGTCAATCAAACCAAGGCTTGACAATCAAGGATATCATGGAGGAATGCAAGCTATTCTACTTTGCAGGAGCGGATACAACATCAGTGCTTCTCACATGGACCATGCTGCTATTAAGCATGCACCCCGAGTGGCAGGATCGTGCAAGGGAAGAGATCTTAGGACTATTTGGGAAGAATAAACCAGACTATGATGGCCTGAGCCGCCTCAAAATT GTGACAATGATCCTCTACGAGGTTCTTAGGTTGTACCCACCATTCATCGAGCTTACTCGAAAAACATACAAGGAGATGGAGATAGGAGGCATCACTTACCCTGCTGGTGTCATCATTAACCTCCCCGTGATGTTCATCCACCATGATCCGGAAATCTGGGGAAGTGATGTGCATGAGTTCAAACCAGAGAGGTTTTCCGAGGGGATCTCTAAGGCGTCTAAGGATCCTGGTGCATTCCTTCCATTCGGTTGGGGACCGCGAATCTGCATCGGCCAAAACTTCGCATTGCTTGAGGCCAAGATGGCGTTGTGCCTGATTCTTCAACGCTTGGAATTTGAGCTTGCGACATCGTACACTCATGTGCCACATACTATAATAAGTCTGCATCCGATGCATGGTGCACAGATTAAAGTTAAGAGCTATATGACCATTTCAGATTATAGTGTGTTTTATTAG
- the LOC4324605 gene encoding cytochrome P450 CYP72A616 isoform X2 encodes MGSIGSDGSYEVDCWPEFKSLTGDVISRTAFGSSYLEGRRIFELQGELFERVIKSIQKMFIPGYMYLPTENNRKMHQMNKEIESILRGMIGKRMQAMKEGESTKDDLLGILLESNTRHMEVNGQSNQGLTIKDIMEECKLFYFAGADTTSVLLTWTMLLLSMHPEWQDRAREEILGLFGKNKPDYDGLSRLKIVTMILYEVLRLYPPFIELTRKTYKEMEIGGITYPAGVIINLPVMFIHHDPEIWGSDVHEFKPERFSEGISKASKDPGAFLPFGWGPRICIGQNFALLEAKMALCLILQRLEFELATSYTHVPHTIISLHPMHGAQIKVKSYMTISDYSVFY; translated from the exons ATGGGGTCCATTGGTTCGGATGGCTCGTACGAGGTGGATTGCTGGCCGGAGTTCAAGAGCCTCACTGGAGATGTCATCTCGCGCACCGCGTTCGGAAGCAGCTATCTTGAAGGAAGAAGGATCTTCGAGCTGCAGGGCGAGCTATTTGAGCGTGTCATCAAATCCATCCAGAAGATGTTCATCCCGGGTTACAT GTATTTGCCTACTGAGAACAACCGGAAGATGCATCAAATGAATAAAGAGATCGAATCGATTCTGAGGGGTATGATTGGGAAAAGAATGCAAGCTATGAAAGAAGGTGAAAGCACAAAAGATGATTTACTTGGTATATTGCTTGAGTCAAACACGAGACACATGGAAGTGAATGGTCAATCAAACCAAGGCTTGACAATCAAGGATATCATGGAGGAATGCAAGCTATTCTACTTTGCAGGAGCGGATACAACATCAGTGCTTCTCACATGGACCATGCTGCTATTAAGCATGCACCCCGAGTGGCAGGATCGTGCAAGGGAAGAGATCTTAGGACTATTTGGGAAGAATAAACCAGACTATGATGGCCTGAGCCGCCTCAAAATT GTGACAATGATCCTCTACGAGGTTCTTAGGTTGTACCCACCATTCATCGAGCTTACTCGAAAAACATACAAGGAGATGGAGATAGGAGGCATCACTTACCCTGCTGGTGTCATCATTAACCTCCCCGTGATGTTCATCCACCATGATCCGGAAATCTGGGGAAGTGATGTGCATGAGTTCAAACCAGAGAGGTTTTCCGAGGGGATCTCTAAGGCGTCTAAGGATCCTGGTGCATTCCTTCCATTCGGTTGGGGACCGCGAATCTGCATCGGCCAAAACTTCGCATTGCTTGAGGCCAAGATGGCGTTGTGCCTGATTCTTCAACGCTTGGAATTTGAGCTTGCGACATCGTACACTCATGTGCCACATACTATAATAAGTCTGCATCCGATGCATGGTGCACAGATTAAAGTTAAGAGCTATATGACCATTTCAGATTATAGTGTGTTTTATTAG